From the Anoplopoma fimbria isolate UVic2021 breed Golden Eagle Sablefish chromosome 14, Afim_UVic_2022, whole genome shotgun sequence genome, one window contains:
- the LOC129102829 gene encoding placenta-specific gene 8 protein-like has translation MAVTNQPGSYARSEFQTGLCDFCDDCGTCCYGLCCYPCLGCSIASDMDECCLCGLNMPIRSVYRTRYNITGSLCSDFMAYMFCPVCATCQLKRDIDRRKEQGIF, from the exons ATGGCTGTGACAAACCAACCAGGCAGCTACGCTCGCTCTGAATTCCAGACCGGCCTCTGCGATTTCTGCGACGACTGTGGAACTT GCTGCTATGGTTTGTGCTGCTACCCGTGTCTGGGCTGCTCCATCGCCAGCGACATGGACGAGTGCTGCCTTTGTGGTCTGAACATGCCCATCCGCAGTGTCTACAGGACCAGATACAACATCACA GGGTCACTGTGCAGCGACTTCATGGCCTACATGTTCTGTCCGGTCTGTGCCACCTGCCAACTGAAGAGAGATATCGACCGCAGGAAGGAGCAAGGCATTTTCTGA
- the cops4 gene encoding COP9 signalosome complex subunit 4 yields MATDVRQELAQLMNSTGSHKDLAAKYRQILEKAIQFTDAEQLESLKAFVEAMVNENVSLVISRQLLTDFCTHLPNLPDATAKAVYHFTLEKIQPRVISFEEQVASIRQHLATIYEKEGDWRNAAQVLVGIPLETGQKQYNVDYKLDTYLKIARLYLEDDDPVQAEAYINRASLLQNESSNEQLQIHYKVCYARVLDFRRKFIEAAQRYNELSYKSIVHETERLEALKHALNCTILASAGQQRSRMLATLFKDERCQQLAAYGILEKMYLDRIIRGNQLQEFAAMLMPHQKATTADGSSILDRAVIEHNLLSASKLYNNITFEELGALLEIPPAKAEKIASQMITEGRMNGFIDQIDSIVHFETREALPTWDKQIQSLCFQVNNLLEKIRAAAPEWAAQAMETQMTQ; encoded by the exons ATGGCGACCGACGTGAGGCAGGAGCTAGCACAGCTAATGAATTCAACTGGATCTCACAAAGACCTTGCTGCCAA ATATCGACAAATTTTGGAGAAGGCCATTCAGTTTACAGATGCAGAGCAGCTGGAATCCTTGAAGGCCTTTGTCGAAGCAA TGGTCAACGAAAATGTCAGTCTTGTCATCTCGAGACAGCTGCTCACTGATTTCTGCACGCATCTGCCCAACCTGCCTGACGCCACAGCTAAAGCCGTGTATCACTTCACCTTGGAAAAGATTCAGCCCAGGGTCATCTCCTTTGAGGAACAG GTAGCCTCAATCAGACAGCACTTAGCAACCATTTATGAAAAGGAGGGAGACTGGAGGAATGCTGCCCAGGTTTTAGTTGGTATCCCCCTGGAAACAGGACAGAA GCAATACAACGTTGACTATAAGTTGGATACATACCTGAAAATCGCTCGTCTATACTTGGAGGATGATGATCCAGTGCAGGCGGAGGCATACATCAACAGAGCTTCATTACTTCAGAATGAATCTTCTAATGAACAGCTGCAGATACACTATAAG GTGTGCTATGCCAGAGTCCTGGACTTCAGGAGGAAGTTCATTGAAGCTGCACAAAGATACAACGAGTTGTCTTATAAATCGATCGTCCATGAGACTGAACGCCTGGAGGCACTGAAACATGCCCTAAACTGCACCATACTGGCGTCTGCAG gcCAGCAGCGTTCCCGTATGTTGGCCACTCTGTTTAAGGATGAGCGCTGTCAGCAGCTGGCTGCCTATGGCATCCTGGAGAAGATGTACCTGGACAGAATTATCAGAGGAAACCAGCTGCAGGAGTTTGCTGCCATGCTGATGCCTCACCAGAAAGCCACGACAGCAGATG GCTCCAGCATCCTTGACAGAGCCGTGATCGAACACAACCTCCTGTCCGCTAGCAAACTCTACAACAACATCACGTTTGAAGAACTAGGAGCCCTGTTAGAAATCCCCCCAGCAAAG GCCGAGAAAATAGCTTCCCAGATGATCACTGAAGGACGCATGAATGGATTCATCGACCAGATAGACAGCATCGTACACTTTGAGA cACGTGAAGCCCTTCCTACTTGGGACAAACAGATCCAGTCTCTGTGTTTCCAGGTCAACAACCTCCTAGAAAAGATCCGCGCAGCTGCTCCGGAGTGGGCTGCTCAGGCTATGGAGACCCAGATGACCCAGTAA